Proteins encoded together in one Prevotella scopos JCM 17725 window:
- a CDS encoding outer membrane beta-barrel family protein — protein MTPKRVFTIALFCCICFMTYAQKSYYGKVVDSEECAISFANVELLNDTDSSFVTGVITNEKGEFKIENAAKGLLRVSCIGYVTKTIRAKTDEPLCITLIGSAANLNEVVVKSDRPITRIEGDALVTTVKGTILERLGNANDVIGRLPGVVSNQGGIEVFGKGTPIIYINGRKVNNNNLLEQLKSNKIKKVEVVTNPGARYDATVKAVIRITAEREQGEGLAIDNTTKIGYSDYLYGSEIVNMNYRLNKLDIFADVEYSRRKVKGTSNNQQNTWLASQYRQDIDMQSIGRSQTYDGRIGFNYTFSPTHSLGLYYKLTHTPSKAWNFYQSKSWIDNVLEEESAIVHNTDNRTTMHNIDGYYTNTIGKWTLNVAFDVLWKKGKAEEHNQEVNHNTNNRAITLNDNSNARMFAGEVHLSRPLWKGQISFGTEYSNSRRNERFINIEHVLADNLPMIQENNTAVYVELMQRFGKITFQLGSRYEHINSNYYQNGLRISEQSRIYDKLFPTAMLAMPIGKGMIQLSYAKKYNRPLYSQLSGTISYVNRYLYESGNPLLRPSYIDNISLNARYRWAMLIVNYMHTTDKIMTSAVNFNGSTATLFKKANSEYNMDELQLMMQLAPQFKRYYPALMVGIIKPFYKEIYRGEVKHFNKPMGIVRFNNLIVLSPTCMLSADLSWRSKGNGENLDVGKTWQINAGVTKQWGQHWKAKLLLNDIFNTARKNQFTLYSGAREINTEKRLNTRAIECIVSYSFNSIKSKYKGKGAGNKEKDRL, from the coding sequence ATGACCCCGAAACGTGTATTTACCATCGCTCTCTTTTGTTGTATATGTTTTATGACATACGCACAGAAAAGTTATTACGGAAAAGTTGTTGATAGCGAAGAATGTGCTATCTCTTTTGCGAATGTAGAATTACTCAACGACACTGATTCTTCATTTGTAACAGGTGTCATAACAAACGAAAAAGGAGAGTTTAAGATTGAGAATGCAGCTAAAGGATTACTGAGAGTGTCGTGCATTGGATACGTCACCAAAACAATCCGTGCAAAAACTGATGAACCTCTTTGTATAACCCTGATAGGTAGTGCTGCGAATCTAAACGAAGTAGTCGTAAAATCCGACAGGCCTATAACACGCATTGAAGGAGACGCTTTAGTTACGACGGTAAAAGGAACTATTCTTGAACGATTGGGTAATGCAAACGATGTCATCGGCCGTTTACCGGGTGTGGTCAGCAATCAAGGTGGTATAGAGGTGTTCGGAAAAGGTACACCAATAATCTATATCAATGGTCGTAAAGTAAATAACAACAATTTGTTGGAACAACTCAAATCAAATAAAATAAAGAAAGTGGAAGTTGTAACAAATCCTGGAGCACGCTACGATGCCACTGTAAAGGCGGTGATACGCATTACAGCAGAAAGGGAGCAAGGCGAAGGATTGGCAATTGATAACACCACTAAAATAGGTTATAGTGACTATCTTTATGGTTCTGAAATTGTCAATATGAACTATCGCCTCAACAAACTTGACATTTTTGCAGATGTGGAATATTCGAGAAGAAAAGTAAAAGGCACAAGCAACAATCAGCAAAACACTTGGCTTGCCTCTCAATACAGGCAAGATATTGATATGCAATCAATAGGGCGTTCACAGACATACGATGGGCGGATAGGCTTCAACTATACGTTCTCGCCAACTCATTCACTGGGTTTGTATTATAAACTAACTCACACACCAAGTAAGGCCTGGAACTTCTATCAGTCGAAGTCGTGGATAGACAATGTATTGGAAGAAGAGAGTGCCATTGTTCACAATACCGATAATCGCACTACGATGCATAATATTGATGGATATTACACCAATACCATTGGCAAATGGACACTTAACGTAGCCTTCGACGTATTGTGGAAAAAAGGGAAAGCAGAAGAGCACAATCAGGAGGTAAACCATAACACAAACAATAGAGCCATCACATTGAACGATAATAGCAATGCCCGAATGTTTGCAGGCGAGGTGCATCTGTCAAGACCATTATGGAAAGGACAAATCAGTTTTGGAACGGAGTATTCTAATAGTCGTCGCAATGAACGTTTTATCAATATTGAACATGTATTGGCAGATAATCTACCAATGATACAAGAAAACAATACAGCTGTATATGTGGAGTTGATGCAACGATTTGGTAAAATTACTTTCCAATTGGGCAGTCGCTACGAGCATATAAACAGCAACTATTATCAGAATGGACTTAGAATTTCCGAGCAATCTCGCATCTACGACAAACTCTTCCCAACGGCTATGCTGGCAATGCCGATAGGAAAGGGTATGATACAACTGAGCTATGCCAAGAAGTATAATCGTCCGCTGTATTCACAATTGAGCGGTACTATCTCGTATGTCAATCGTTATCTCTACGAAAGTGGCAACCCATTGTTGCGTCCGTCATACATCGACAATATCTCGCTCAATGCACGCTACCGCTGGGCAATGCTGATAGTAAACTATATGCACACAACAGACAAGATTATGACATCGGCAGTAAACTTTAACGGAAGCACTGCAACCTTGTTCAAGAAAGCAAACTCAGAGTATAATATGGACGAGTTGCAATTGATGATGCAACTTGCACCTCAATTCAAACGCTACTATCCTGCATTGATGGTTGGTATTATAAAGCCTTTCTACAAAGAAATTTACAGGGGCGAAGTGAAGCATTTCAACAAGCCGATGGGTATTGTTCGCTTCAACAATCTCATCGTATTAAGTCCTACTTGTATGCTTAGTGCCGATTTGAGCTGGCGAAGCAAAGGTAATGGTGAGAATTTAGATGTGGGGAAAACATGGCAAATCAATGCTGGCGTAACCAAGCAATGGGGACAGCACTGGAAGGCGAAGCTTTTGTTAAATGACATTTTCAATACAGCACGCAAAAATCAATTCACACTTTATAGTGGTGCAAGAGAAATCAACACAGAGAAACGCTTAAATACCCGTGCTATAGAATGTATCGTTAGCTATAGTTTCAATTCCATCAAGTCGAAGTATAAGGGAAAGGGAGCTGGTAATAAAGAAAAAGACAGACTTTGA
- a CDS encoding cysteine peptidase family C39 domain-containing protein has product MNCILQHDTMECGTACLAMICSYFKKDKSMNYLSEQCFATTEGVSPLAIDKVAS; this is encoded by the coding sequence ATGAATTGTATTTTACAACATGACACAATGGAGTGTGGCACAGCATGCTTAGCAATGATATGTTCTTACTTTAAAAAGGATAAAAGTATGAACTATCTATCAGAACAATGCTTTGCAACTACAGAAGGTGTTTCGCCACTTGCTATTGACAAAGTTGCTTCGTAG
- a CDS encoding outer membrane beta-barrel family protein — translation MKKIVTLLVFCVNFSFCFGQNEVKDSTFLTTIALDNVVVKGHMPRVKTKGSVSKIQVANTVLSKMGTAMRMLSHTPGLHSVNDNIEVNGLGEPIYVLDGRLLSDAKVLSTLQADNIKSIEIDRTPSVKYSPNGQPIITITTIKHINDFIFLSVGNYLKQTRMFSDVGILNVMGQYKGFSANLSYMGGKDGNKNKETYFRNIYRDDIFSIEQKRETPITTLAHKVNFSADYQLNAKSRLGLYYFYQFSDEDNKAFGTNLTRWQQQKQWRNIDRQGRNLENIHSGTLQYVYASNNYNIDISQEIASTNINHNLQTSESDASLSSLTKSHGNRRYTVYTTSIDNGFKLPWNISAMAGVLYNYVDSKSKTNSEIPYLNVHSYINDINVKESNPQAYLSFTKSFGKWIVMPAMRYQYVHRTISSVSGINMVANQIKQHFSTFCPVITIKYRPNDNWFFQFNYRRNLTQPNFAQLNSGLVYQDSLLYSKGNTNLENETMDRYTLSSTWKDLTLSLRYTYRKNPLVSVLEQIDATSNILSSYSMNMKKASDFRVILNYSKAIGNIELSCEGEVVFSHGEYVFKEQKYRNDKVAFNGQVNINYALTPSIYLFTDYTYQGRNEYLLYNQKSIHSWNMGVASSLLKNRLNINLAVNDILGKANYNNILYHFNSIDWGTRGKNDMRGVELTISYTIFNKEVSVRTSRKNESIIQRTM, via the coding sequence ATGAAAAAGATAGTAACCTTATTAGTCTTTTGTGTAAACTTTTCCTTTTGTTTCGGTCAAAACGAAGTAAAAGACAGTACTTTTCTTACAACCATAGCATTGGACAATGTTGTGGTGAAAGGACATATGCCACGTGTGAAAACTAAAGGGAGTGTTTCCAAGATTCAGGTTGCCAATACTGTGCTATCGAAAATGGGTACGGCAATGAGAATGTTGTCGCATACACCGGGTCTGCATTCGGTTAATGACAATATAGAAGTAAATGGATTGGGCGAACCTATTTATGTTTTGGACGGACGACTTTTGTCCGATGCGAAGGTTCTGTCCACGTTGCAAGCCGACAATATTAAGAGTATAGAGATAGACAGAACCCCCTCTGTAAAGTACAGTCCCAACGGACAACCCATTATTACCATTACAACCATTAAGCATATTAATGATTTTATATTTCTTAGTGTTGGCAACTACTTGAAACAAACAAGAATGTTTTCAGATGTAGGCATCCTCAATGTGATGGGACAATATAAGGGTTTTTCTGCTAACCTATCCTATATGGGTGGCAAAGATGGTAACAAGAATAAGGAAACATATTTTCGCAACATCTATCGTGATGACATATTCTCCATTGAGCAAAAGCGAGAAACGCCTATAACAACCTTAGCTCATAAGGTAAACTTCTCTGCGGATTATCAGTTGAATGCCAAAAGCAGATTAGGACTTTATTATTTCTATCAATTCAGCGATGAGGATAATAAGGCATTTGGTACAAATTTGACGAGGTGGCAGCAACAAAAGCAATGGAGGAACATAGATAGACAAGGTAGAAACTTGGAGAACATACATAGCGGAACGTTGCAATATGTTTATGCAAGCAATAATTATAATATTGACATTTCTCAGGAAATAGCTTCCACGAATATTAATCATAATCTGCAAACTTCGGAAAGCGATGCAAGCTTGTCTTCGCTTACCAAGAGTCATGGCAACCGCCGTTATACTGTCTATACAACAAGTATTGACAATGGATTTAAACTTCCATGGAATATCAGTGCTATGGCAGGAGTTCTATATAATTATGTAGATTCAAAGTCCAAAACAAATTCAGAAATACCATATTTGAATGTGCATAGTTATATCAACGATATCAATGTAAAAGAATCAAATCCGCAAGCCTATTTGTCATTCACTAAAAGTTTCGGCAAATGGATAGTCATGCCTGCGATGCGCTATCAGTATGTGCATAGAACCATTAGCAGTGTTTCGGGAATAAACATGGTGGCAAATCAAATCAAACAACACTTTTCTACGTTCTGCCCTGTAATCACTATAAAGTATCGACCGAATGATAATTGGTTCTTCCAGTTTAATTATAGAAGAAATCTTACACAACCTAACTTTGCCCAACTAAACTCTGGACTTGTTTATCAGGATTCACTTCTATATAGCAAGGGGAATACAAATCTTGAAAACGAAACTATGGATCGCTACACACTAAGTTCTACATGGAAAGACTTAACCCTTTCATTGCGTTATACTTATAGAAAGAATCCACTTGTGAGTGTGCTTGAACAGATAGACGCAACGAGCAATATCCTCTCTTCTTATTCCATGAATATGAAGAAAGCAAGCGATTTCAGGGTGATATTGAATTATTCTAAAGCTATTGGTAATATTGAACTCTCATGCGAGGGTGAGGTGGTGTTCTCACATGGAGAATATGTGTTTAAAGAACAAAAATACAGAAATGACAAAGTTGCTTTCAATGGGCAGGTGAATATCAATTATGCTCTGACCCCGAGTATTTATTTGTTTACAGATTATACTTATCAAGGTAGAAATGAGTATTTGTTGTATAATCAGAAGAGTATTCATAGTTGGAATATGGGTGTTGCATCGTCATTGCTGAAGAATAGGCTGAATATCAATTTAGCTGTAAATGATATTTTGGGAAAGGCTAATTACAACAACATTCTGTATCACTTCAATAGTATAGATTGGGGAACGAGAGGTAAAAATGATATGCGAGGCGTGGAACTTACAATATCTTACACAATCTTCAATAAAGAAGTGAGTGTTAGGACAAGCAGGAAGAATGAAAGTATTATACAACGTACCATGTAA
- a CDS encoding TonB-dependent receptor, translated as MNKSNLNYERRVKYYLSATLLSSLFLFPPTYAQAASVHEQEIMAEEDKDAKTSVTIRIVSEVSQEPLIGAVVRCEGVSNPSVTDIDGRCTIKLKRTTDRMKLTVSYVGYKTVTRVVSIPDSRMITLQLKDDSKQLDNVTVTALKRHTSVLQQSSAISQEALEKGGATSLAKLLETIPGVSSISTGNTIAKPVIQGMHSSRILLMNNGVRLESQSWGADHAPELDYTGSSMVEVVKGAECIRYGFGAMGGVVLLNDAPLPYENKKIKVNGNVNMGYDTNARGFSGSGTIETGYKQFGLRLHGMYTKGGDYHTADYVLNNTGYNTISFSALAGWQGKKLTATLFSSIYYQRSGIYYASKISDLSQLIKRFEYGRPDPETVKPFSYEIKPPFQQSQHVTLKGELKWELNPNHHLNFTLSFQENLRQEFENRKKTQWSWIPMQDLMLKTYKFDVLWQAKWKLWKMTTDAGLSNTYQTNFNYPGTKQPAFVPNFAALSMGGYFLHKAEFGKLQCALGMRYDFRVLSVNGYSSLSNYTYYDDFKLYSNFTMSLATHYQFSDKWDARANIGWSWRPPDINELYAIGLQDGSYWVVGNKNLASERGYKLVLGTKYRNTWFSVEPSVFFQRINSYIYDHIGTGKDRFHNHPSGKYPKFIYDQDDVKLYGGDIEATVKPLQGLTFVGKGEWMFARNLTHNDWLPFMPSDRYGLSATYDLPLTKNHKYRSSLSLSGIYVTKQTRFDPDKDLVPDSPPAYFLLNGTAEFRIALPQNRELKFMIVGDNILNALYKEYTDRFRYYAHERGSNFSLRTLFKF; from the coding sequence ATGAACAAATCAAATTTGAACTATGAAAGGCGTGTCAAATACTACTTGTCCGCCACTCTCTTAAGTTCGCTGTTCTTATTCCCGCCCACTTACGCCCAAGCTGCGTCAGTGCATGAACAGGAGATTATGGCGGAAGAAGACAAAGATGCCAAGACATCTGTAACCATTCGGATTGTCTCCGAAGTGTCACAAGAACCGCTTATCGGTGCCGTTGTTCGTTGCGAAGGCGTTTCCAACCCTTCGGTGACGGACATCGATGGTAGGTGTACGATTAAACTCAAGCGCACTACCGACCGCATGAAACTGACGGTTTCCTACGTAGGTTATAAGACGGTGACACGTGTTGTCAGCATCCCCGACAGCCGCATGATAACCTTACAGCTGAAGGATGATTCTAAACAATTAGATAATGTCACTGTCACCGCACTGAAACGTCACACGAGCGTCCTACAACAATCGTCAGCTATCAGTCAGGAAGCATTGGAGAAAGGCGGTGCAACGTCGTTGGCAAAACTCCTTGAAACCATTCCTGGCGTCAGTTCCATCAGTACGGGAAACACGATTGCAAAGCCTGTTATACAAGGTATGCACAGTAGTCGTATTCTCTTGATGAACAATGGAGTACGATTAGAAAGCCAGAGTTGGGGTGCCGACCACGCACCAGAGCTTGACTATACAGGTTCGAGCATGGTAGAAGTGGTGAAAGGTGCCGAGTGTATTCGCTATGGCTTCGGTGCAATGGGTGGTGTGGTACTCTTGAATGATGCGCCCCTACCCTACGAAAACAAGAAGATTAAGGTGAATGGAAACGTCAATATGGGTTACGATACCAATGCGCGTGGCTTCAGTGGATCGGGTACTATCGAGACTGGTTATAAGCAGTTTGGTCTGCGTCTACACGGAATGTACACCAAAGGAGGCGACTATCATACAGCCGACTACGTACTGAACAATACGGGATATAACACCATCAGCTTCTCAGCCTTAGCTGGTTGGCAAGGAAAGAAGCTCACGGCAACGCTCTTCTCAAGTATCTACTATCAGCGAAGCGGAATCTATTACGCCAGTAAGATATCCGACCTATCACAGTTGATCAAGCGATTTGAATACGGACGCCCTGATCCAGAGACCGTTAAACCCTTCTCTTACGAAATCAAACCGCCGTTCCAGCAGTCGCAACACGTGACGTTGAAGGGTGAACTGAAATGGGAACTTAATCCTAACCATCACCTCAATTTCACGCTATCTTTCCAAGAGAATCTCCGTCAAGAGTTCGAAAACCGAAAGAAGACACAATGGAGTTGGATTCCAATGCAGGACCTGATGCTGAAAACCTATAAGTTCGACGTACTTTGGCAAGCGAAATGGAAACTATGGAAGATGACAACTGATGCTGGTCTTTCTAATACCTACCAAACGAACTTCAACTATCCAGGTACGAAACAGCCTGCTTTTGTTCCTAACTTTGCAGCCCTGTCGATGGGTGGATATTTCCTTCATAAGGCAGAGTTTGGTAAGTTGCAGTGTGCCCTCGGTATGCGTTACGACTTCCGTGTGTTGTCGGTTAATGGCTATAGCAGCCTCAGCAACTATACCTACTACGACGACTTCAAACTCTATAGTAACTTCACCATGAGCCTTGCCACCCACTATCAGTTCAGTGACAAGTGGGATGCACGTGCGAATATCGGTTGGTCATGGCGTCCACCAGATATCAACGAGCTCTATGCCATTGGCTTGCAAGACGGTTCCTATTGGGTAGTAGGCAACAAGAATCTTGCCAGCGAGCGTGGTTATAAACTCGTGTTAGGTACGAAGTATAGGAACACATGGTTCTCTGTAGAGCCAAGTGTCTTCTTCCAGCGTATCAATAGCTATATCTACGACCACATCGGAACAGGTAAGGACCGCTTCCACAACCATCCAAGTGGTAAGTATCCGAAGTTTATCTACGACCAAGACGATGTGAAACTCTATGGTGGTGACATCGAAGCAACCGTGAAGCCGCTGCAAGGACTGACCTTTGTCGGCAAGGGAGAATGGATGTTTGCACGCAACCTGACCCATAATGACTGGCTACCTTTCATGCCATCAGACCGTTACGGACTATCAGCTACCTACGACCTACCGCTGACGAAGAATCATAAGTATCGTTCTTCGCTGTCGCTCTCAGGTATCTACGTGACCAAGCAGACCCGCTTTGATCCCGATAAAGACCTTGTTCCCGACTCGCCACCAGCCTATTTCCTACTGAATGGTACGGCTGAGTTCCGAATCGCGTTACCACAGAATAGAGAGTTGAAGTTTATGATTGTCGGTGATAACATCCTCAACGCACTCTATAAGGAGTACACCGACCGCTTCAGATACTACGCCCATGAGCGCGGATCAAACTTCTCTTTACGCACATTGTTTAAGTTCTAA